The Phocoena sinus isolate mPhoSin1 chromosome 17, mPhoSin1.pri, whole genome shotgun sequence genome contains a region encoding:
- the LOC116742253 gene encoding protein FAM229B-like: MPFQFGTQPRRFPVEGGDSPVGLEPGLSSSAACNEKEMSPTRQLGRCPGSHGPTITDVPITVYATMRKPPAKAARKCSLKSIIKSSVEV, from the coding sequence ATGCCTTTTCAGTTTGGGACCCAACCAAGGAGGTTTCCAGTGGAAGGGGGAGATTCTCCAGTTGGGCTGGAGCCTGGGCTGAGTTCCAGTGCTGCCTGTAATGAGAAAGAGATGTCACCAACCAGGCAACTCGGAAGATGCCCTGGAAGTCATGGCCCGACAATAACTGATGTTCCCATCACTGTCTATGCAACGATGCGAAAGCCGCCTGCAAAAGCAGCAAGGAAATGCAGCCTAAAGAGCATCATTAAGTCTTCTGTAGAGGTTTGA